A region of Legionella donaldsonii DNA encodes the following proteins:
- a CDS encoding carboxymuconolactone decarboxylase family protein produces MTEKYTMKATLVEKASSDWVKDLFERSQTEAKMIPNLFRAMANAPEILQTYLDAYNNFTRHSGFSAAEQQIIFLVISYENGCDYCVAAHSTAAEFQAKVPQDTVDAIRNDNPVPDQKMQTLIEFTREMLWSRGNPSPKSVEEFIHAGYQEKQILDLVLAIAAKTLSNYTNHLFQTPIDPVFKAREFKVIKFASRVLNYFKR; encoded by the coding sequence ATGACAGAAAAATACACCATGAAAGCAACCCTCGTTGAAAAAGCCTCTTCCGATTGGGTTAAGGATCTTTTTGAGCGCTCTCAAACTGAGGCAAAAATGATTCCCAATTTATTCAGGGCGATGGCCAATGCCCCTGAAATTTTACAAACCTATTTGGACGCTTATAATAATTTCACCAGGCATTCAGGTTTTTCAGCCGCTGAACAACAAATTATTTTTTTGGTCATCAGTTATGAAAATGGCTGTGATTATTGTGTCGCTGCCCATTCCACTGCTGCCGAATTTCAGGCAAAAGTTCCCCAGGACACAGTCGATGCTATACGAAATGATAACCCTGTCCCTGATCAAAAAATGCAAACACTGATTGAGTTTACGCGCGAAATGTTATGGTCACGCGGAAACCCTTCGCCAAAAAGCGTGGAAGAATTTATTCATGCCGGGTATCAGGAAAAACAAATTCTTGACCTTGTACTGGCTATCGCTGCAAAAACCTTATCCAATTACACCAATCATCTCTTCCAAACGCCTATTGACCCCGTATTTAAAGCCCGTGAATTTAAAGTTATAAAATTCGCTTCCCGAGTTTTGAATTATTTTAAACGATGA
- a CDS encoding DUF6796 family protein, which produces MDDKIVLTGLIGLVAAVLVGTGEFLLHFTNQGYDSKIPYHFMLDISRNRLTVGHFIAVLAAPLYLVGFWHLYKMLEPAGGNLPLITTMVIGYGFIMGIIWIGSRAMIGSIIQSKIGPSDLAALIQSYQLYDESLLQIIRFTTLLGSAGFIYLVLNGNTAYPNWMWVFNPIFLLVSVFLIYLIIPAVGKYIMPIAMNVTYTIFFALSTYIAFRLR; this is translated from the coding sequence ATGGATGACAAAATTGTTCTAACCGGGTTGATTGGTTTAGTTGCGGCTGTTTTGGTTGGTACTGGAGAATTCTTACTTCACTTTACCAATCAGGGCTATGATTCCAAAATTCCTTATCATTTTATGCTGGATATTTCTCGCAATCGCTTAACGGTCGGCCATTTTATTGCTGTATTAGCGGCGCCGTTGTATTTGGTTGGGTTTTGGCATCTTTATAAAATGCTGGAGCCTGCGGGCGGTAATTTACCTTTAATTACGACCATGGTTATTGGTTATGGCTTTATAATGGGAATAATCTGGATAGGTTCACGGGCAATGATTGGCTCTATTATTCAATCTAAAATTGGCCCATCCGATTTAGCTGCCCTCATTCAATCGTATCAACTCTATGATGAATCCTTACTGCAAATTATTCGTTTTACCACCTTACTGGGGTCAGCAGGCTTTATTTACCTGGTCTTGAATGGCAATACCGCTTATCCGAACTGGATGTGGGTTTTTAATCCCATCTTCTTATTAGTATCGGTCTTTTTAATTTATTTGATTATACCTGCGGTTGGAAAGTACATCATGCCTATTGCTATGAACGTGACCTACACCATTTTTTTCGCACTTTCAACCTACATTGCGTTTAGACTCAGATAA
- a CDS encoding CPBP family intramembrane glutamic endopeptidase, which produces MNQLKIISAFTVTTFVLTFLLTSSNSILANALSQAAPAVVVLGLILLSRQKMVGFKELGLFNLGNVQWYLIAISLPAAAIVTSYLLATRLGYFSLDLKLPAYTVIYHTFLFMFMWPLLWAMTEEIGWRGFLQPKLINLFGLRPGLFLTGITWAVWHFIFIFPGTYYEEGNLLINTLLFTVTIVLMSFAIGWIRWKSQSLWPCVLFHSASNATWQICSYQFNVKNPYYIYMAGEAGVLNIVFWGVVLIVVWKGLVSSTHKSSDGEYNENLLMKVPHP; this is translated from the coding sequence ATGAATCAACTAAAAATTATAAGCGCTTTTACGGTAACGACCTTCGTATTAACTTTTTTATTAACCAGTTCAAACTCTATTTTAGCGAATGCGCTTTCACAAGCTGCCCCTGCCGTAGTAGTACTAGGCCTGATTCTCTTGTCTAGACAGAAAATGGTGGGATTTAAAGAGCTAGGTCTTTTTAACTTGGGTAACGTGCAATGGTACCTCATTGCTATTAGTTTACCCGCTGCCGCGATTGTAACCAGTTATCTACTGGCAACTCGTTTAGGGTATTTCTCATTGGATTTAAAACTACCCGCATATACTGTCATTTATCACACCTTTTTATTCATGTTCATGTGGCCTCTGCTTTGGGCAATGACTGAAGAGATAGGGTGGAGAGGGTTTTTACAACCAAAGCTCATCAACTTATTTGGCTTACGACCTGGCCTCTTTCTTACTGGAATCACCTGGGCTGTTTGGCATTTTATCTTTATCTTTCCTGGCACCTATTACGAAGAAGGCAATTTATTGATAAACACCTTACTGTTTACAGTCACAATAGTACTAATGTCCTTTGCAATAGGCTGGATCCGCTGGAAAAGCCAAAGCCTATGGCCGTGCGTCCTATTCCACTCGGCCTCTAATGCCACTTGGCAAATCTGTTCCTATCAATTCAATGTGAAAAACCCTTATTACATTTATATGGCGGGTGAAGCTGGGGTTTTAAATATTGTTTTCTGGGGAGTCGTTTTGATCGTAGTTTGGAAGGGATTAGTGAGTAGCACGCATAAGAGTTCTGATGGGGAGTATAACGAGAACCTCTTGATGAAAGTACCCCATCCCTAA
- a CDS encoding ABC transporter ATP-binding protein: MSHIPAFIIRNLTKTYLMGEVVIHALRCVSLDLYQGELVVFLGPSGSGKSTLLNIIGGLDVPSSGEVIYKDHIITSSSQHDLTRYRREHIGFVFQFYNLISNLTALENVSIVTEIADNPMHPEDAIKLLGLENRMNHFPSQLSGGEQQRVAIARAIAKNPDVLLCDEPTGALDCETGKIVLGTLALANKRLNTTVVIITHNIVISEMADRVIHIADGSISKILKNKSKRKPEELEW; the protein is encoded by the coding sequence ATGTCACACATTCCAGCATTTATTATTCGAAATTTAACTAAAACCTATTTAATGGGTGAAGTCGTTATCCATGCATTGCGATGCGTTAGCCTTGACTTATATCAAGGAGAACTGGTCGTATTTTTAGGGCCCTCTGGCAGTGGTAAGTCTACGCTCTTAAATATTATAGGGGGCTTGGATGTCCCCTCGTCTGGTGAAGTAATTTACAAAGATCATATTATCACTTCATCGAGTCAACATGATTTAACCCGATATCGACGCGAGCATATAGGATTTGTTTTTCAATTTTATAATCTGATTTCCAACCTGACTGCTTTAGAGAATGTTTCTATTGTTACCGAAATTGCAGATAATCCCATGCATCCTGAAGACGCAATTAAATTACTTGGTTTGGAAAATCGCATGAACCATTTCCCTTCGCAATTATCTGGAGGAGAACAACAGCGCGTTGCAATAGCTCGAGCTATAGCCAAGAATCCAGATGTTCTTCTATGCGATGAGCCTACAGGAGCACTTGATTGTGAAACCGGTAAAATTGTTTTAGGAACCCTTGCCTTAGCTAATAAGAGGCTGAATACCACCGTAGTGATTATTACTCATAATATCGTGATCAGTGAGATGGCTGATCGAGTCATTCATATAGCCGATGGTTCAATCAGTAAAATATTAAAAAATAAATCCAAGCGAAAGCCAGAAGAATTAGAATGGTAA
- a CDS encoding SagB/ThcOx family dehydrogenase — protein MHWTNSSRKKLWILFFVIAGMMILSLFIPEINKPSPSSRVTAETKIKLPAPLYDSTTSLEQALKQRRSIRQYKEDAITLQQVSQLLWAAQGITSPEGFRTAPSAGALYPLEIYLVSGNVRGLPTGVYHYLPAEHALQLMVKGDKRTALTAAALQQNAIKFAPVNLVMTAVYARTTKKYGNRGKQYVHMEIGHAAQNVCLQVTALGLGTVIIGALDEPAFRAILALPKEETPLYIMPVGKR, from the coding sequence ATGCACTGGACTAATAGTTCAAGGAAAAAGCTTTGGATACTATTCTTTGTCATTGCGGGAATGATGATTTTAAGTCTGTTTATACCAGAGATTAATAAACCAAGTCCTTCCTCACGAGTGACCGCTGAGACCAAAATAAAATTGCCCGCCCCCCTTTATGACAGTACCACCTCCCTTGAACAAGCACTCAAACAGCGCCGGTCGATAAGACAATATAAAGAGGATGCTATAACGTTGCAGCAAGTATCACAATTACTCTGGGCGGCACAAGGTATCACTTCGCCAGAGGGATTTCGTACAGCACCTTCCGCAGGTGCATTGTACCCCTTGGAAATTTACTTGGTTAGTGGCAACGTTCGTGGTTTACCGACGGGGGTCTATCATTATTTACCAGCAGAACATGCGCTACAACTCATGGTCAAAGGCGATAAGCGAACCGCGTTAACAGCAGCCGCTCTGCAGCAAAATGCGATAAAATTTGCACCAGTTAATCTAGTAATGACTGCTGTGTATGCCAGAACTACAAAGAAATATGGCAATCGCGGCAAGCAATATGTGCATATGGAAATTGGACATGCGGCACAAAACGTGTGCTTACAAGTCACCGCTCTAGGGCTTGGAACCGTTATCATAGGGGCTTTGGATGAGCCCGCTTTTAGAGCAATACTTGCACTTCCTAAAGAAGAAACCCCTCTTTATATAATGCCAGTAGGTAAAAGATGA
- a CDS encoding FG-GAP repeat domain-containing protein, which yields MILKIIFTLLIILVLAITFRKITWPTNPYPEQTYTESTPHFKEVDVGFTHQYDKNHSLPFMGAAIFDLLGKGEQYLFAGGGYNQPDKLFVYRNNQFIDVSNEAGLTKPANDTTYAVVAVDATGNQLPDLFVARDSGIYFYENNQGVFTVKKLDIAIDERFAPISIAHADLQKKGTVDLYIAMYLKPAYVEGQTIFNKKNYGAKSLLLKNNGDNTFTDITDAAGLDYIHNTFQGVFVDLDGDNELDLVVAHDTGQVRTYKNMGNLTFKNMPNPTSAVYSYPMGIAVGDYDNNGLPDLFFSNIGPFYWWNIGSTPPNFIVRGDLNKNQYLLRDNIFLANRGNFQFEDVAKQTKTADYEFGWGVLFQDFANDGKQDLVIAQNYVQFPLHWIFRLPGRVLKELPNNTYASIEKQANAEDPYYAISPLSTDFSGNGYADLVYTNLAGPLKAFINQGGNNNYIKVIMPNAPEALGAVLKLKLTNGKTLTRFFVPTQGLCAYQGNQIFFGLGNEQQVESLTVNYMNGKEKIISAPAINSTIKFEMAESPM from the coding sequence ATGATCTTGAAAATTATTTTCACTCTCCTAATCATTCTTGTTCTCGCCATTACTTTCCGTAAAATTACCTGGCCTACCAACCCCTACCCGGAGCAAACCTATACCGAATCTACTCCTCACTTTAAGGAAGTGGATGTGGGTTTTACTCATCAATATGACAAGAATCACTCCCTTCCATTTATGGGAGCAGCTATTTTCGATCTTCTTGGCAAGGGAGAACAATATTTGTTTGCAGGCGGCGGCTATAATCAGCCCGATAAATTGTTTGTTTATCGAAATAACCAGTTTATCGATGTATCGAACGAAGCCGGATTAACCAAACCAGCCAATGATACCACCTACGCCGTCGTCGCCGTCGATGCAACGGGGAATCAATTACCCGACCTCTTTGTAGCCAGAGACAGCGGTATTTATTTTTATGAAAATAATCAAGGAGTCTTTACTGTTAAGAAGCTTGATATCGCGATTGATGAACGATTCGCTCCTATCTCTATTGCACATGCCGATTTACAGAAAAAAGGAACGGTTGATCTTTACATTGCAATGTACCTGAAACCGGCTTATGTAGAAGGTCAAACGATATTTAATAAGAAAAACTATGGCGCTAAAAGCCTGCTTTTAAAAAACAATGGCGACAATACATTTACCGATATAACCGATGCAGCCGGACTTGATTATATTCATAATACGTTTCAGGGCGTCTTTGTTGATTTAGATGGGGATAATGAACTTGACCTGGTGGTTGCACACGATACCGGCCAAGTCAGGACTTATAAAAATATGGGTAATTTAACCTTTAAGAATATGCCCAACCCCACCTCGGCTGTCTACTCCTATCCCATGGGTATTGCAGTGGGCGATTATGACAACAACGGGCTTCCCGATTTGTTCTTTAGTAACATAGGTCCTTTTTATTGGTGGAATATCGGTTCAACCCCTCCAAATTTCATTGTACGCGGCGATTTGAACAAAAATCAGTACTTATTAAGGGACAATATTTTTCTGGCGAATCGCGGCAATTTTCAATTTGAAGACGTGGCCAAACAAACTAAAACTGCCGATTACGAATTTGGCTGGGGCGTTCTCTTTCAGGATTTCGCCAACGACGGCAAACAAGATTTGGTAATCGCCCAAAATTATGTCCAGTTTCCTCTACACTGGATTTTCCGCTTACCCGGACGCGTTTTAAAGGAATTGCCCAATAACACCTATGCATCCATTGAAAAACAGGCAAACGCTGAAGATCCTTATTATGCCATTTCACCATTGAGTACTGATTTCAGTGGAAACGGCTATGCTGATCTGGTTTATACCAATTTAGCGGGTCCCTTGAAAGCATTTATTAACCAGGGCGGAAATAATAATTATATCAAGGTTATTATGCCTAATGCACCAGAGGCACTTGGGGCAGTTTTAAAATTAAAACTAACAAACGGCAAAACGTTAACACGGTTTTTTGTGCCTACCCAAGGCTTATGCGCTTATCAGGGAAATCAAATTTTCTTTGGTTTGGGTAACGAACAACAAGTTGAGTCGCTCACGGTAAATTACATGAATGGCAAGGAAAAAATTATTTCAGCACCTGCAATAAACAGCACGATTAAGTTTGAGATGGCTGAGTCTCCCATGTAA